The genomic window ACCCGTTCGGGAACGCCGTGCACACCGCGTTGAAGTTCCCCGTGATGGGCGAGGACGTGTTGATCACCGGCGCCGGGCCGATCGGCATCATGGCCGCCGCCGTCGCGAAGCACGCGGGCGCGCGGTACGTGGTGGTGAGCGACGTCAGCGACTACCGGCTGGACCTCGCGAAGCGGGCCGGCGTCACGCTCGCGCTCGATGCCCGCACCCACGGCGCCGCCGACGCGCAGCGCATCCTCGGCATGCACGAGGGCTTCGACGTCGGCATGGAGATGTCCGGCAAGGCCCCCGCCCTGCGCGACATGGTGGCCAACATGAAGCACGGTGGCGAGATCGCGCTACTCGGCCTGCCCAGCGAGGAGTTCGCCGTCGACTGGAGCCGGATCGTGCTGAAGATGCTGACCATCAGCGGCATCTACGGCAGGGAGATGTTCGAGACCTGGTACGAGATGTCCGTGCTGTTGCAGTGCGGCCTGGACATCTCGCACGTCATCACGCACCGGTTGCCGTACACCGAGTACGAGCGTGCGTTCGAGATCTGCCGATCCGGACACTGCGGCAAGGTCGTCCTGGAGTGGGCGCAGCCCACCCACGGAGAGGAGTAGGCGTGTTCGAGACGGTACGAGCCGACCTGCGCGGCCGGCTGGACGAGATCCACGCGCAGGGCCTGTACAAGGCGGAGCGCGTCATCTCCACTCCGCAGCGGGCGCGGATCGGGGTGGCCGAGGGCGAGGTCGTCAACCTCTGCGCGAACAACTACCTCGGCCTCGCCGACCACCCGGACGTGATCGCCGCGGCGCACGCCGCCATGGACGACTGGGGTTTCGGCATGGCGTCGGTACGGTTCATCTG from Streptosporangiales bacterium includes these protein-coding regions:
- a CDS encoding L-threonine 3-dehydrogenase translates to MKALVKTAAAPGLALSDVPEPAIDADDVLIRVLRTGVCGTDLHIQSWDAWAAEHIQPPLVIGHEFVGEIVEVGSRVVELEAGDIVSGEGHIVCGRCRNCMAGQRVMCAHTQGLGVDRAGCFAEYVALPAGNVWRHHSDIDLDVASIFDPFGNAVHTALKFPVMGEDVLITGAGPIGIMAAAVAKHAGARYVVVSDVSDYRLDLAKRAGVTLALDARTHGAADAQRILGMHEGFDVGMEMSGKAPALRDMVANMKHGGEIALLGLPSEEFAVDWSRIVLKMLTISGIYGREMFETWYEMSVLLQCGLDISHVITHRLPYTEYERAFEICRSGHCGKVVLEWAQPTHGEE